The proteins below come from a single Anaerobaca lacustris genomic window:
- a CDS encoding ABC transporter ATP-binding protein: protein MVELVDVTKEYGQSDPMTAVHVLKGIRLKIDRGRAVVIVGPSGSGKSTLLNIVGGLDHPTSGRVIFDGRDLAGLADHELAQIRSREIGFVFQLHHLLPQCTVLENVLIPTLAGNDGTAPKALRQRAESLLDRVGLKDRMGHRPGELSGGQRQRVAVARALINQPKLLLADEPTGSLDEATSEDVAGLLVQLNRDEGVTLIAVTHSQKLASRIGDVMELRGGLLTDRGRP, encoded by the coding sequence ATGGTCGAGCTGGTCGATGTGACGAAGGAGTATGGACAGTCGGACCCGATGACTGCCGTCCACGTGCTGAAAGGCATCCGGCTGAAGATCGACCGGGGCCGTGCGGTGGTCATCGTCGGGCCTTCGGGCAGCGGCAAGAGCACGCTGCTCAACATCGTCGGGGGGCTGGACCATCCGACGAGCGGCCGCGTGATCTTCGATGGGCGGGACCTGGCCGGACTGGCGGACCACGAACTGGCGCAGATACGCAGCCGCGAGATTGGTTTCGTCTTCCAATTGCACCACCTGCTGCCCCAGTGCACCGTTTTGGAGAACGTGCTGATTCCGACTCTGGCCGGCAACGACGGCACGGCGCCGAAGGCCCTGCGGCAGCGGGCGGAATCTTTGCTCGACCGCGTCGGCCTGAAGGACCGTATGGGGCACCGCCCCGGTGAGCTTTCCGGGGGCCAGCGGCAGCGCGTCGCCGTGGCCCGGGCGCTGATCAACCAACCCAAGCTGCTGCTCGCCGATGAGCCGACCGGCTCGCTGGATGAAGCGACATCCGAAGACGTCGCCGGACTGCTGGTTCAACTCAATCGCGACGAAGGAGTGACCCTGATCGCCGTGACGCACTCGCAGAAGCTGGCGTCGCGCATTGGAGACGTCATGGAGCTGCGCGGGGGCCTGCTGACCGACAGAGGCCGGCCATGA
- a CDS encoding ParA family protein yields the protein MRTIAVVNQKGGCGKTTTAINTAAAFAMQGQRVLLVDLDPQAHATIGLGHDPDAFDCTVYDLLIRSQDGLDDVVVHTRTNGLHLVPCNVLLASADLELGAIPGKELLLGRSMRDARQDYDFCVIDCPPSLGVLTLNALVASTDIIVPVQVHYYALEGLKRLLETIHVIRDRFHPDAMEKISLLLTFVEERRTFSRQIQQQMRDIFGDLVFDTVVHRDVRLTESPSAGESILTYAPRSRGAVDYRALACEIMTGTARDHEHYAEASARRGIQKRLVNLFEGVWIPKGTRSYQPGVIEST from the coding sequence ATGCGGACCATTGCGGTGGTCAATCAGAAGGGTGGGTGCGGTAAGACGACCACGGCGATCAACACCGCCGCGGCGTTCGCGATGCAGGGGCAGCGAGTTCTCCTGGTCGATCTGGACCCTCAGGCCCATGCCACCATCGGTCTTGGCCACGATCCCGATGCGTTCGACTGCACGGTCTATGACCTTCTCATTCGGTCGCAGGACGGCCTGGACGACGTGGTCGTGCACACGCGCACCAACGGTCTGCACCTGGTGCCCTGCAACGTGCTGCTGGCGAGCGCCGATCTGGAGCTTGGGGCCATTCCCGGCAAGGAACTGTTGCTCGGCAGGAGCATGAGGGACGCACGCCAGGATTATGACTTCTGCGTGATCGACTGTCCGCCCTCGCTCGGCGTCCTGACGCTCAACGCGCTGGTCGCCAGCACGGACATCATCGTCCCGGTTCAGGTGCACTACTACGCCCTGGAGGGTCTCAAGAGACTACTCGAAACCATCCACGTCATTCGCGATCGCTTCCATCCGGACGCGATGGAGAAGATCAGTCTGCTGCTGACGTTCGTGGAGGAGCGCCGGACGTTCAGCCGGCAAATCCAACAGCAGATGCGCGACATCTTCGGCGACCTTGTGTTCGACACGGTCGTACATCGGGACGTCCGGCTGACAGAGTCGCCGAGTGCGGGCGAATCGATCCTGACGTATGCCCCCCGGAGCCGAGGCGCCGTCGATTATCGGGCGCTGGCCTGCGAGATCATGACCGGCACGGCCAGGGATCACGAGCACTACGCCGAGGCCAGTGCGCGGCGCGGCATCCAGAAGCGCCTCGTCAATCTCTTCGAAGGCGTCTGGATACCCAAGGGAACGCGTTCCTACCAGCCGGGAGTCATCGAGTCGACCTGA
- a CDS encoding glycosyltransferase family 4 protein, translated as MRIVQISPGSGDNFYCENCLRDAALVRAMRRLDHDVLMVPLYLPLQADKTEPVSNAPIFFGGVNVFLQQKCALFRKTPRWIDKLFDSRRLLEWAARKAGMTSARDLGETTISMLEGENGRQVKELDRFVDWLAETQQRPDVVCLSNVLLGGLTRRIKDKLGVPVVCLLQDEDGFLDGLTSPYAERAWEIVRRLARDIDGFIAVSTYFARTMQKRLDVEDKRMHVVHMGIDLKDYVPSPSHPPVPTIGFLSRMCPERGLDVLVDAFILLKSRDGLRETKLQISGGRSAADEPFIKRLQDKLEAAGVLSDVDFQETFDRDAKLDFLRALSVLCVPERGPVAYGLYVLEALAMGVPVVEPAIGCFPDTIEMTGGGVLYAPGPAETVAEALAPLLLDDEAAKKLGAQGRDGVRRAFDIEQTARKMVETCERIAQRAK; from the coding sequence ATGAGAATCGTTCAAATCAGCCCCGGCTCCGGGGACAACTTCTATTGCGAGAACTGTCTGCGTGATGCGGCGCTGGTCAGGGCGATGCGAAGGCTCGACCACGACGTGCTCATGGTCCCATTGTACCTGCCCTTGCAGGCCGATAAGACCGAGCCGGTGAGCAATGCGCCGATCTTCTTCGGCGGGGTCAACGTGTTCCTTCAGCAGAAGTGCGCCCTGTTCCGCAAGACCCCGCGATGGATTGACAAGCTGTTCGACTCGCGCCGGCTCCTGGAGTGGGCGGCCCGCAAGGCGGGGATGACCAGTGCCCGCGATCTGGGCGAAACGACGATCTCCATGCTCGAAGGAGAGAACGGCCGGCAGGTCAAGGAGTTGGATCGCTTCGTGGATTGGCTCGCGGAGACCCAGCAGCGGCCCGACGTGGTTTGCCTTTCCAACGTCCTGCTCGGGGGGCTGACCCGCCGGATCAAGGACAAGCTCGGTGTCCCCGTCGTCTGTCTGTTGCAGGACGAGGACGGATTTCTCGATGGGCTCACCAGCCCCTATGCCGAGCGGGCCTGGGAGATCGTCCGCCGGCTGGCACGTGACATCGATGGCTTCATCGCGGTCAGCACATACTTTGCCCGCACGATGCAGAAGCGGCTCGACGTCGAGGACAAGCGGATGCACGTCGTGCATATGGGGATTGACCTGAAGGACTACGTGCCTTCGCCGAGTCACCCGCCCGTCCCCACGATTGGGTTCCTGTCGCGGATGTGCCCGGAGCGGGGGCTCGACGTGCTCGTCGACGCTTTCATTCTTCTCAAGAGCCGCGATGGACTCAGGGAGACGAAGCTGCAGATCTCGGGCGGGCGCAGCGCCGCCGACGAACCCTTCATCAAGCGGTTGCAGGACAAGTTGGAAGCAGCCGGTGTTCTTAGCGATGTCGATTTCCAGGAGACGTTCGATCGCGATGCGAAGCTGGATTTCCTGCGAGCTCTTTCGGTTCTCTGCGTCCCGGAACGGGGTCCCGTCGCGTATGGTCTGTACGTGCTGGAGGCCCTGGCGATGGGCGTGCCCGTCGTCGAGCCTGCGATCGGTTGTTTTCCCGACACGATCGAGATGACCGGGGGGGGCGTATTGTATGCGCCCGGTCCGGCCGAGACGGTGGCCGAGGCGCTGGCGCCGCTGCTGCTGGACGACGAGGCGGCAAAGAAGCTCGGCGCCCAGGGCCGGGACGGCGTGCGTCGCGCGTTCGACATCGAGCAGACCGCACGGAAGATGGTCGAGACGTGCGAACGAATCGCTCAACGAGCCAAGTGA
- a CDS encoding demethoxyubiquinone hydroxylase family protein, with protein sequence MTESQAETKTKYDISIIRPQMRSDDFKMRGEGFAPERLAAIRKGLRTLHTLELMAQTIYKFQLTKERNEINRQLVAAMCNEMGHYQDFQVKLYEFGFRPSIFRAAFWMVGFAFGFGSRLLGKKAMFKTGIWVESKAVHHYAELLETIDWDDETRRVIEKDQADEDGHIHRWRAMLEKA encoded by the coding sequence ATGACCGAATCGCAGGCCGAAACGAAGACGAAGTACGACATCTCCATCATCCGCCCGCAGATGCGCAGCGATGACTTCAAGATGCGTGGAGAGGGTTTCGCACCCGAGCGGCTCGCCGCCATCCGGAAAGGCCTGCGTACGCTCCACACGCTGGAGCTGATGGCCCAGACCATCTACAAATTCCAGCTCACCAAAGAGCGTAACGAGATCAACCGGCAGCTCGTCGCGGCGATGTGCAACGAGATGGGCCACTACCAGGACTTCCAGGTCAAGCTCTACGAGTTCGGCTTCCGCCCCAGCATCTTCCGTGCGGCCTTCTGGATGGTCGGCTTCGCGTTCGGTTTCGGCTCCCGCCTGCTGGGCAAGAAGGCGATGTTCAAGACCGGGATCTGGGTCGAATCAAAGGCGGTTCACCACTACGCCGAGTTGCTGGAGACCATCGACTGGGACGACGAGACCCGCAGGGTCATCGAGAAGGACCAGGCCGACGAGGACGGCCACATCCACCGCTGGCGAGCCATGCTGGAAAAGGCGTGA
- a CDS encoding serine hydrolase domain-containing protein, translating to MTNSRGVRLCVLAVLLMLAPLVSAQGLSKASPESVGLSQERLDRITAAMQGHVDDGRLAGAVALVARKGRVAYLRSVGMQDREKGVAMEPDTIFRIASMSKAITSVAAMMLYEEGRFELKDPVSKFIPEFGDVKVLASAGDGSARDGVVAAKRPITIRHLLTHTSGLTYHWDARVGALYAEAGITHGLIQDETPLAEAMKKLARIPLVHQPGEAYTYSLSTDVLGRVVEVAGGIPFDEFLQKRIFEPLRMNDTAFRLPAGKGSRLAAVYGADPDGELPRLPDGAIGDGDMRISVTYPHAGTHRYWSGGGGLCSTVPDYARFIQMLLNGGELDGVRLLSRKTVELMTADHVGELNRDSGFGLGFGITRSLREAGESTSVGAYRWGGFWYTTFFIDPAEQMIGVCMAQVYPAGNATLNSQFEALAHQAIID from the coding sequence ATGACGAATTCGAGAGGGGTACGGTTGTGCGTCCTTGCGGTCCTGTTGATGCTGGCTCCTTTGGTGTCGGCGCAGGGGCTGTCGAAGGCGTCGCCCGAGTCGGTTGGCCTGTCGCAGGAACGGCTGGATCGGATCACCGCCGCGATGCAGGGGCATGTGGATGACGGCCGTCTGGCCGGCGCTGTGGCGTTGGTGGCGCGAAAGGGCAGGGTCGCGTACCTCCGGAGCGTGGGCATGCAGGACCGCGAGAAGGGCGTCGCGATGGAGCCCGATACGATCTTCCGCATCGCCTCAATGTCCAAGGCGATTACGAGCGTTGCGGCGATGATGCTCTATGAGGAGGGGCGTTTCGAGCTTAAGGACCCCGTCTCGAAGTTCATTCCGGAGTTCGGGGATGTGAAGGTCCTCGCGTCCGCCGGCGACGGTTCGGCCCGGGATGGCGTGGTTGCGGCAAAGCGTCCGATCACGATTCGCCATCTGCTGACGCACACCTCGGGCCTGACGTACCATTGGGATGCCCGCGTCGGCGCGCTGTATGCCGAGGCGGGGATTACGCACGGGCTGATCCAGGACGAGACCCCGCTGGCCGAGGCCATGAAGAAGCTGGCCCGGATTCCCTTGGTGCACCAGCCGGGAGAGGCCTACACCTACAGCCTTTCGACCGATGTGCTCGGCCGCGTGGTCGAGGTGGCCGGAGGCATACCGTTCGACGAGTTCCTGCAGAAGCGGATCTTCGAACCCCTGCGGATGAACGACACCGCTTTTCGCCTGCCTGCGGGCAAGGGGTCGCGCTTGGCGGCTGTCTACGGGGCCGACCCGGACGGCGAGCTGCCCCGGTTGCCTGACGGGGCCATTGGCGACGGCGACATGCGCATCTCCGTGACCTATCCCCACGCGGGCACACATCGCTACTGGTCCGGCGGCGGGGGCCTGTGCTCGACGGTCCCGGACTACGCCCGATTCATCCAGATGTTGCTCAATGGCGGCGAGTTGGACGGCGTTCGCCTTCTGAGTCGCAAGACGGTGGAGCTGATGACGGCCGACCACGTGGGCGAACTGAACCGCGATTCCGGATTCGGCCTGGGCTTCGGCATCACGAGGAGTCTGCGCGAGGCCGGCGAATCGACCAGTGTCGGCGCTTACCGCTGGGGTGGTTTCTGGTATACGACCTTCTTTATCGACCCGGCAGAGCAGATGATCGGCGTCTGTATGGCCCAGGTCTATCCGGCCGGCAACGCCACGCTCAACAGCCAGTTTGAGGCTCTGGCCCACCAGGCGATCATCGACTGA
- a CDS encoding PQQ-binding-like beta-propeller repeat protein produces MAKRTAIWLVFVGVLVVAVAVFFALRARDHRVGGPLPSESAVEAFRAVVRDDGTAWAMFGGGQGLLGRAATQLPDSLMLLWRFKTGGEVKSSAAIVEGRTFIGSSDGNVYALDLHTGDKLWSFATGDAVESSPLWIDGVVFVGSSDGFLYALEAETGLLKWKYETRGDILSAPNWTRSPDGQDIWILVGSYDNRLHCVDAESGQAVWTYETDNYVNGSPAVADGKAVFGGCDAMIHAVSLADGTRLAGIDSGSYIAGSAAFLDGQVYVGNYKNVFLRADVDQGEIAWTHTESKAPIFSSPAITEDKVIFGSRDDLVYALRRDNGQQLWTFKTLGEVDSSPAVSGDKVIVGSGDGRLYMLRLADGKEVWAYEIGHPIASSPAVAQGVVVIGCDDGTVYAFGGRTPVGEIEP; encoded by the coding sequence ATGGCGAAGAGAACGGCAATCTGGCTTGTTTTCGTGGGTGTCCTGGTCGTCGCGGTGGCGGTCTTCTTCGCTCTGCGGGCGCGTGACCATCGCGTCGGCGGACCGCTGCCGTCCGAGTCGGCGGTGGAGGCATTCCGTGCGGTTGTCCGCGACGACGGCACCGCCTGGGCGATGTTCGGGGGTGGCCAGGGACTTCTGGGGCGGGCCGCCACGCAATTGCCCGACTCGCTGATGCTGCTTTGGAGGTTCAAGACGGGCGGCGAGGTCAAGTCATCGGCGGCCATCGTTGAGGGCCGCACGTTCATCGGCTCCTCCGACGGCAATGTCTATGCGCTCGATCTGCATACGGGCGACAAGCTGTGGTCGTTTGCGACGGGCGACGCCGTGGAATCGTCCCCATTATGGATTGATGGCGTGGTATTCGTTGGCTCCTCCGACGGTTTCCTCTATGCGTTGGAGGCCGAGACGGGGCTGCTCAAATGGAAGTATGAAACCAGGGGAGACATCCTCAGTGCCCCGAATTGGACCCGCTCTCCCGACGGGCAGGACATCTGGATCCTCGTCGGCAGTTACGACAACCGGCTCCACTGCGTCGACGCCGAGAGCGGGCAGGCTGTCTGGACGTACGAAACGGACAATTACGTGAATGGCTCGCCCGCCGTGGCGGACGGCAAGGCGGTCTTCGGCGGCTGTGACGCGATGATCCACGCTGTTTCGCTGGCGGACGGAACGAGACTGGCGGGGATCGACAGCGGTTCGTATATCGCCGGCTCGGCCGCCTTCCTGGATGGTCAGGTGTACGTGGGCAACTACAAGAACGTCTTCCTGCGGGCTGACGTGGATCAAGGCGAGATCGCATGGACGCACACCGAGAGCAAAGCGCCCATTTTTTCGTCGCCGGCGATCACGGAGGACAAGGTGATCTTCGGAAGTCGCGACGATCTCGTCTACGCCCTGCGGCGTGACAACGGGCAGCAACTCTGGACGTTCAAGACGCTCGGCGAAGTGGACAGTTCGCCGGCGGTCAGCGGCGACAAGGTGATCGTTGGCTCGGGCGACGGCCGCCTTTACATGCTACGCCTGGCCGACGGCAAAGAGGTCTGGGCGTATGAGATCGGTCACCCGATCGCCTCTTCGCCGGCTGTGGCACAGGGTGTGGTGGTGATCGGCTGTGACGACGGGACCGTCTACGCGTTCGGCGGCCGGACGCCGGTCGGGGAGATCGAACCATGA
- the nifJ gene encoding pyruvate:ferredoxin (flavodoxin) oxidoreductase, with translation MKRRMVTIDGNTAAAHVAHATNEVIAIYPITPSSPMGEMSDDKTARNTPNIWGSVPSVTEMQSEGGASGAVHGALAAGALTTTFTASQGLLLMIPNMYKIAGELLPTVFHVSARSLACQALSIFGDHSDVTTCRETGFALLASANVQEVMDLALIAQQATLASRVPFVHFFDGFRTSHEIQKVEELTFDDMRAIIDDALVAAHKARALSPDRPQIGGTAQNPDVYFQGRETVNKFYLAAPGIVQETMDKFAKIVGRQYKLFDYVGAPDAEKIIIVMGSGADTVDETVEYLTGKGEKVGVVKVRLYRPFSVEHFIAALPKTVKKIAVLDRTKEPGAIGEPLYLDIRTAVGEAMLDGIAPFEKYPVVVGGRYGLGSKEFTPAMIKAVYDNLDAAKPKRSFTVGIVDDVTGSSLDVDPAFEVPAGGLYAAMFYGLGADGTVGANHNSIKIIGENTDNYAQGYFVYDSKKAGAVTISHLRFGKKRIRRPYLIDKADFIACHNPSFLEKYDLLASAKDGATFLLTTSYGPDKVWDTLPKEMQQQMIDKKMKFFVIDAISLAEELGLGARINVIMQTAFFKISNIIPLDQAVKAIKDAIYHSYGKKGEKIVQMNNAAVDQSLDRVNEVKVPGKVSSTWSRPPVVPADAPAFIRSVTAEIMAMRGDAIPVSKMPVDGKYPLGTTKYEKRNIAVHIPVWEPELCLQCGMCSLICPHATIRVKAYDAKYANGKAPQGFKSIDAKSKEFAGMKFTVQVAPEDCTGCGACVQTCPGQERDANKKPTGRKAINMALQAPIRDAERANYDHFLSIPLTDRSLFKPNTVKGSQLLEPLFEYSGACAGCGETAYVKLLTQLFGDRTMIGNATGCSSIYGGNLPTTPYTTRADGRGPTWSNSLFEDNAEFAMGMRLAVDKFRQLALELLETTAQKGCIDKALAAEIRDAARAADPEQDAIEQQRARVEQLRTQAAKSDCPECKRLLTVADYLVRKSVWALGGDGWAYDIGYGGLDHVLASGADVNVLVLDTEVYSNTGGQMSKSTPRAAVAKFAAGGKPAPKKDMGLLAMTYGNIYVAKVALGANPAQTVKAFVEAEAYPGPSLILAYAHCIAHGINMTTGTEEQKKAVACGHWPLYRFDPRLKEAGKNPLQLDSKTPTMAFDEYAYGENRYRSLKQSQPEAAAKLMKLANRDAADRYALMEQLANLKCEQGQAGA, from the coding sequence ATGAAGCGCAGAATGGTCACGATTGACGGAAACACGGCTGCCGCACACGTCGCCCACGCGACGAATGAGGTAATTGCCATCTATCCGATTACGCCAAGTTCGCCGATGGGCGAGATGTCCGACGACAAGACCGCACGAAACACGCCGAACATCTGGGGAAGCGTGCCTTCGGTGACGGAGATGCAGTCCGAAGGCGGGGCGTCCGGGGCGGTGCACGGGGCGCTGGCCGCCGGGGCCTTGACGACGACCTTTACCGCCTCTCAGGGCCTGCTGCTGATGATTCCGAACATGTACAAGATCGCCGGTGAGTTGCTGCCGACCGTCTTCCATGTCTCTGCCCGCTCTCTGGCGTGCCAGGCCTTGTCTATTTTCGGCGATCATTCCGACGTGACCACCTGTCGCGAGACGGGCTTTGCACTTCTGGCATCGGCCAACGTCCAGGAGGTGATGGATCTTGCTCTGATCGCGCAGCAGGCGACACTGGCCTCACGCGTGCCGTTCGTGCACTTCTTCGATGGTTTTCGGACGAGCCACGAGATTCAGAAGGTCGAGGAACTGACCTTCGACGACATGCGGGCGATAATCGATGACGCGCTGGTCGCCGCCCACAAGGCGCGGGCTCTTTCGCCGGATCGCCCACAGATCGGCGGCACCGCTCAGAATCCCGATGTGTACTTCCAGGGCCGCGAAACCGTCAACAAATTCTACCTGGCGGCGCCGGGGATCGTCCAGGAGACGATGGACAAGTTCGCCAAGATCGTCGGCCGCCAGTACAAGCTGTTCGACTACGTCGGCGCGCCGGATGCCGAGAAGATCATCATCGTTATGGGCAGCGGTGCCGATACCGTCGATGAAACGGTGGAGTACCTGACCGGCAAGGGCGAGAAAGTCGGCGTTGTGAAGGTCAGGCTGTATCGACCGTTCAGCGTGGAGCACTTCATCGCGGCCCTGCCCAAGACGGTCAAGAAGATCGCCGTGCTGGATCGGACCAAGGAGCCCGGCGCGATCGGTGAACCGCTGTATCTGGACATTCGCACGGCCGTTGGCGAGGCCATGTTGGACGGGATTGCCCCGTTCGAGAAGTATCCGGTGGTGGTCGGCGGCCGCTACGGCTTGGGTTCGAAGGAGTTCACTCCGGCGATGATCAAAGCGGTCTACGACAATCTGGATGCCGCCAAGCCCAAACGCAGTTTCACGGTCGGCATCGTCGACGATGTGACCGGCAGCAGCCTGGACGTGGACCCGGCTTTCGAAGTGCCCGCCGGCGGACTCTACGCCGCCATGTTCTACGGGCTCGGCGCGGACGGCACCGTCGGGGCCAACCACAACTCGATCAAGATCATCGGCGAAAACACCGACAACTACGCCCAGGGCTATTTCGTCTATGACTCCAAGAAGGCCGGCGCCGTGACGATCTCGCACCTGCGGTTCGGGAAGAAGCGGATTCGTCGGCCGTATCTGATCGACAAGGCCGATTTCATCGCATGCCACAATCCCAGCTTCCTCGAAAAGTATGACCTGTTGGCCTCGGCCAAGGACGGTGCGACGTTCCTGCTGACCACCAGCTACGGGCCCGACAAGGTCTGGGACACGCTGCCGAAGGAGATGCAGCAGCAGATGATCGACAAGAAGATGAAGTTCTTCGTCATCGATGCGATCTCGCTGGCCGAGGAGCTGGGTCTCGGCGCTCGGATCAACGTGATCATGCAGACGGCCTTCTTCAAGATCAGCAACATCATCCCGCTCGACCAGGCCGTCAAAGCCATCAAGGACGCCATCTATCACAGCTATGGCAAGAAGGGCGAGAAGATCGTCCAGATGAACAACGCTGCTGTGGATCAGTCCCTGGACCGTGTCAACGAGGTGAAGGTGCCGGGCAAGGTCAGCAGCACGTGGAGTCGTCCCCCGGTCGTGCCGGCCGACGCTCCCGCGTTCATCCGTTCCGTCACCGCCGAGATCATGGCGATGCGAGGTGATGCGATTCCCGTCAGCAAGATGCCGGTCGACGGCAAGTACCCTCTGGGCACCACCAAGTACGAGAAGCGCAACATTGCGGTGCACATCCCGGTCTGGGAGCCGGAGCTTTGCCTCCAGTGCGGCATGTGCTCGCTGATCTGCCCGCACGCGACCATCCGCGTCAAGGCCTACGACGCCAAGTACGCCAACGGCAAAGCCCCGCAGGGCTTCAAGAGCATCGACGCCAAGAGCAAGGAATTCGCGGGCATGAAGTTCACCGTGCAGGTGGCGCCGGAGGACTGCACCGGCTGCGGCGCTTGCGTCCAGACCTGCCCCGGGCAGGAGCGGGATGCGAACAAGAAGCCGACGGGACGCAAGGCGATCAACATGGCCCTGCAGGCGCCGATTCGCGATGCCGAGCGGGCCAACTACGATCACTTCCTGTCGATTCCGTTGACGGACCGCTCGTTGTTCAAGCCCAATACCGTCAAGGGCAGCCAGTTGCTGGAACCGCTGTTCGAGTACTCAGGCGCCTGCGCCGGTTGCGGCGAGACAGCTTACGTCAAACTGCTGACGCAGCTCTTCGGCGACCGAACGATGATCGGCAACGCGACGGGCTGCTCGTCGATCTACGGCGGCAACCTGCCCACGACGCCCTACACGACCCGGGCCGACGGCCGCGGTCCGACCTGGAGCAACAGTTTGTTCGAGGACAACGCCGAGTTTGCGATGGGCATGCGGCTGGCAGTCGATAAGTTCCGCCAGTTGGCCCTGGAACTGCTGGAGACGACCGCCCAGAAGGGCTGCATCGACAAGGCGCTGGCCGCCGAGATTCGCGATGCAGCGCGGGCTGCCGATCCCGAACAGGACGCGATCGAGCAACAGCGGGCTCGCGTCGAGCAGCTCAGAACTCAGGCGGCCAAGAGCGATTGCCCTGAGTGCAAGCGGCTGCTCACCGTGGCGGATTACCTGGTTCGCAAGAGCGTCTGGGCGCTGGGCGGCGACGGTTGGGCCTACGATATCGGCTACGGCGGACTGGACCACGTCCTGGCCAGCGGCGCCGACGTCAACGTGCTCGTGCTCGACACCGAAGTCTATTCGAACACCGGCGGTCAGATGTCCAAGTCGACGCCGAGAGCGGCCGTCGCCAAGTTCGCCGCCGGAGGCAAGCCTGCACCGAAGAAGGACATGGGCCTGTTGGCCATGACCTACGGCAATATCTACGTCGCCAAGGTGGCCCTCGGCGCCAATCCGGCCCAGACGGTCAAGGCCTTCGTCGAGGCCGAGGCCTATCCGGGACCGTCGCTGATCCTGGCCTACGCCCACTGCATCGCGCACGGCATCAACATGACGACCGGGACGGAGGAGCAGAAGAAGGCCGTCGCGTGCGGGCACTGGCCGCTCTATCGTTTTGATCCGCGTCTGAAAGAAGCCGGCAAGAACCCTCTTCAGCTCGACTCGAAGACGCCGACGATGGCCTTCGATGAGTACGCTTACGGCGAGAACCGCTATCGGTCGCTGAAGCAGTCTCAGCCGGAAGCGGCCGCCAAGCTGATGAAGCTGGCCAACCGTGACGCGGCTGACCGATATGCGTTGATGGAGCAACTCGCAAATCTGAAGTGTGAGCAGGGTCAGGCGGGGGCTTGA